TTACATATTCCGTAAATTGATAAATGATAATCAGCATATAATTTTTACTTTTTTAGAGATCTTAAAAAACACTACGAACAATAACTGTGTATTTTTGATGAAAAATCAATATAAATTTACATCtacatataaaaaatatattttagtatATTTTAGTTATGTTCAAATCTGGTTACGAACCACTACGAACTACATTTGAATGTGTCAATTTCTTGTCTTTGAACAACCATTTGGTTTTGTCTGACACCCATAATATAAATAAAGATAAAACCGAATGGAAATATTGTCATATCATGTAACTTTATAAGAACGAAACAGTTCGAAAGCTAATTGGATTTCTTATATATGTTAACATTTTTCCATCGAGATTCCATACAGGGGGAATCTTCATCTTGTGCATAGACTCCACATTCAAAATAATGTTCGGTTCCACCTCGGCCACGCCCTTCAAACTTAAGATCTCCATTTATGTAGATCTTAACGTTGTTGTTTCCGACATCATGGATAACATTCAGTCGGAACCATTTATTGTATATATGGTTAAAAATAACCTTGCTTCTATAGTAGTAAAGACTTCCATCGTACACACGAATCATTAGTGTTGTAGCCTGTGGAGATCCCCCAAACACTTGCATCAAGCTCACACCACTAGTCCCATGTGGCACAAACACATCTGCTTCAAATTGCCAAACACTCGTAGAATACACGTGACCCTATAAAATTTGTACGGTTAAGTTTATTTCATTAAAATTTTAGATTGAAACttagataaaaataaacaaaagttaATTGTTTGGTGTGACTTTAGAGAACTCGGTTCAACTAGAATAACTCATTAAAAAATTTGACACTTACATTGACTGATAACTCGGAGCGAGGTTTGGTGGGACTTTCAGGACGAAATGATTTATCATTGGAGAAAACCCATAGTTTGTGAACCCCATGGATGAAGCTATAGCGCTTCTCAAGAGCAAAATTATAGGGTTTATGAATGACATAGTACGACTTGTTGAAAGGGAGGTGAGTGAAACCTGAATCAAGATCGTTTATAAACGAGCTACGAGTGTTAGTGATATTCCTAGAAAAGAAAATGAATCCTAAAATAATAGAAACTAGTTATAAgaccgcgcgcgttgcggcgcggatACATTGCAAACATCGAATAGAATAGTCCCgacgttatgtgatgcgttaattAACCTTATGAAAAGGCGTGTTTCGACGCATCCGATTGAATTTAacgtaacctatataagcattataATTGGATCAAACCATAAAGTAATTATCGCTTGCCTTCCATGTGATGATCCACGTGCGTTAAAAGACAATGGAAAACCGTGTTATAGTTAATGGTAAGCATATGAAAATGAATATTCTGGGCATGCTAACTAAACTCAAAAATACATCGTATTTGATTTGATATAAAAGTATAATGTTAACTTTTTACAATTGAACGAACGATGAACAAACTTCTCTTCATCATTATAAGCAAACTATTTCCCTTCAAATTATCGCATAAGTAGAAGCAatgtaaaaaagaaaataaaaatattacaaaTTCAAAGGCATACGATCCATAAAGCAATTATCCAACccaaaatatgaaaaaataaagATGAAATAACAATACTAATAATagttataataacaataataaatatacAGAGAAGGCAGGATTCACTAAAAGTATATGTACATAATACATCATTCTTGAGATTTGTAGAGTGGACCAAAAATAATCATTTTTACATTTATAATATAACATTTATTTGAATAATGTTAAATACTTGAAGTCAGTCCCTATATTCAAGAAGTTGCCTGGTGCACCAAGTTTGCCTAGTTTAAGTGTGGATACCATTTTGGATGTCTACCttatattagaaaaaaaaaaaaaaaaaaaacgcaaaGGTTCAGTCTACCTTTGATAGAA
The sequence above is drawn from the Helianthus annuus cultivar XRQ/B chromosome 12, HanXRQr2.0-SUNRISE, whole genome shotgun sequence genome and encodes:
- the LOC110893267 gene encoding citrate-binding protein, with the translated sequence MFAMNITNTRSSFINDLDSGFTHLPFNKSYYVIHKPYNFALEKRYSFIHGVHKLWVFSNDKSFRPESPTKPRSELSVNGHVYSTSVWQFEADVFVPHGTSGVSLMQVFGGSPQATTLMIRVYDGSLYYYRSKVIFNHIYNKWFRLNVIHDVGNNNVKIYINGDLKFEGRGRGGTEHYFECGVYAQDEDSPCMESRWKNVNIYKKSN